Proteins found in one Quercus robur chromosome 2, dhQueRobu3.1, whole genome shotgun sequence genomic segment:
- the LOC126713980 gene encoding stress-induced protein KIN2-like has protein sequence MDKSQNASYQAGEAKGQAQEKAGNLAEKASNATQSAKESCQEAGQQMKDKAQGACDAVKDKVGANK, from the exons ATGGACAAATCCCAGAATGCAAGTTACCAAGCTGGCGAGGCCAAGGGCCAAGCTCAG gaAAAGGCGGGCAACTTGGCGGAAAAGGCAAGCAATGCTACTCAATCTGCCAAGGAATCATGCCAAGAG GCTGGCCAGCAGATGAAGGATAAGGCACAAGGGGCTTGTGATGCTGTTAAGGATAAAGTTGGagc